The uncultured Pseudodesulfovibrio sp. genome includes a region encoding these proteins:
- a CDS encoding TIGR00269 family protein, whose product MKCTRCRKTAHVALPSHHSGFCADCYPLFFTKQVETAIRREKMFTHDERILVALSGGKDSLGLMLELKLQGYDVTGLHIDLGIPNSSDKARKKVENFCELNGLNLRVFEMAAWGLPIPDVKEHIKRPVCAVCGKMKRHHFNRIAVEEGFDVLATGHNLDDEVARLFANTLRWDTAYLSDQGPVLPASDGFVRKVKPLFRLSEFETANYAFMKGIEIHSDPCPYAGGASFTGHKELWGELEHRSPGQKFQFYQSFLKKGKPAFAQVEKETGAELKPCTECGSPTSAEICSVCRIKEAVRESKAQAE is encoded by the coding sequence ATGAAATGCACCCGCTGCCGCAAGACGGCCCACGTTGCCCTGCCGAGCCATCATTCCGGCTTTTGCGCCGACTGTTACCCGCTCTTTTTCACCAAACAGGTGGAGACCGCCATCCGGCGGGAGAAAATGTTCACCCACGACGAGCGGATTCTGGTGGCCCTGTCCGGGGGCAAGGACTCCCTGGGCCTGATGCTTGAACTGAAATTGCAGGGGTACGACGTGACCGGCCTGCACATCGACCTGGGCATTCCCAATTCGTCGGACAAGGCCCGCAAAAAGGTCGAGAACTTCTGCGAACTGAACGGCCTGAACCTGCGCGTTTTCGAGATGGCCGCCTGGGGGCTGCCCATCCCGGACGTCAAGGAGCACATCAAGCGCCCGGTCTGCGCCGTGTGCGGCAAGATGAAGCGCCACCACTTCAACCGCATCGCGGTGGAGGAGGGCTTCGACGTCCTGGCCACCGGGCACAACCTGGATGACGAGGTGGCCCGGCTGTTCGCCAATACGCTGCGTTGGGACACGGCCTACCTGTCCGACCAGGGACCGGTCCTGCCCGCGTCCGATGGATTCGTGCGCAAGGTCAAGCCCCTGTTCCGCTTGAGCGAGTTCGAGACCGCCAACTACGCCTTCATGAAGGGTATCGAGATCCATTCCGACCCCTGTCCGTACGCAGGCGGTGCCAGCTTCACAGGCCATAAGGAATTGTGGGGCGAGTTGGAGCACCGTAGCCCGGGCCAGAAGTTCCAGTTCTACCAGTCCTTCCTCAAGAAGGGCAAACCGGCCTTCGCCCAGGTTGAAAAGGAGACCGGAGCGGAACTGAAGCCCTGCACCGAGTGCGGTTCGCCCACCAGCGCCGAGATCTGCTCGGTCTGCCGCATCAAGGAGGCCGTGCGCGAAAGCAAGGCTCAGGCGGAGTAG
- a CDS encoding glycosyltransferase, which produces MAVPRISVTMPCYNCGATVAGALDSLLAQEGADFEVVAVNDGSTDDTASVLAEYARRDGRVRTFSIPHGGVIKAANAAIEATSGMYIARMDADDEALPGRLAAQAGLLDENPNVGLVGCRVRFGGSRRKCRGYAHYVDWTNTLLTHEAISLNRFVEFPVPNPSIMFRRDCLEEHGPYREGDFPEDYDLLLRWLEGGVRMLKADAELLVWNDPPDRLSRNHPRYDVDAFYRIKTEYLARWLVRNNPHHPVVHILGSGRTTRKRADLLLKHGIEFAAYYDVDPKKIGNVVHGLEVRDRDKAPGPGQGFCIPYVGSRGAREEITEFLEGRGCRLGRDYIPAA; this is translated from the coding sequence GTGGCCGTGCCCCGAATATCCGTGACCATGCCCTGCTACAATTGCGGGGCAACCGTGGCCGGAGCGCTCGATTCGCTCCTGGCCCAGGAGGGCGCGGATTTCGAGGTGGTGGCCGTTAACGACGGATCAACCGACGACACCGCGTCCGTCCTGGCCGAATACGCGCGCCGGGACGGACGCGTCCGTACCTTTTCCATCCCCCACGGCGGGGTCATCAAGGCGGCCAATGCGGCCATCGAGGCGACAAGCGGCATGTATATCGCCCGAATGGACGCAGACGACGAGGCGTTGCCGGGCCGTCTGGCGGCCCAGGCCGGGCTGCTCGACGAAAATCCGAACGTCGGCCTGGTCGGCTGCCGGGTGCGCTTCGGCGGTTCTCGCAGAAAATGCCGCGGGTACGCCCACTACGTGGACTGGACCAACACCCTGCTGACCCATGAGGCCATCAGCCTGAACCGTTTCGTGGAGTTTCCGGTCCCCAACCCGTCCATCATGTTCCGGCGTGACTGCCTGGAGGAGCACGGCCCCTACCGCGAGGGAGACTTCCCCGAGGATTACGACCTGCTCCTGCGCTGGCTGGAAGGCGGGGTGAGGATGCTCAAGGCGGACGCGGAACTGCTGGTCTGGAACGACCCGCCCGACCGGTTGTCGCGCAACCACCCGCGCTACGACGTCGACGCCTTTTATCGCATCAAGACCGAATATCTGGCCCGCTGGCTCGTGCGCAACAATCCGCACCATCCGGTTGTCCATATCCTTGGCTCCGGGCGGACCACCCGAAAGCGGGCCGACTTGCTTCTTAAGCACGGCATCGAGTTTGCGGCTTACTATGACGTGGACCCGAAAAAGATCGGCAACGTGGTCCACGGCCTGGAGGTTCGCGATCGCGACAAGGCGCCGGGGCCGGGACAGGGATTCTGCATCCCGTACGTGGGCAGCCGAGGCGCCCGCGAGGAAATCACCGAATTTTTGGAAGGACGCGGCTGCCGACTTGGTCGGGACTATATTCCGGCCGCCTGA
- the lepB gene encoding signal peptidase I — protein sequence MAETDAHNSLGTKPRNPWLALLLSLVAVGLGQVYNGQWKKGVGFYLAELLVALFMVLFWADFAAMLLCVSILLGYNLFAAGEAFASARKLTGYTLKPCNRVWIYLVCLGISLGTGAAFEQVVNGWFFKAYKVPSASMLPTIRVGDHFMVEVLEPEDTLARGEIVIFSMPGTKGRDFVKRVVGLPGETVEVRERRVYIDGAPLDEPYVCYTREGILPVRDTFGPVSLGSDQYFLMGDNREDSLDSRWLGPVPRDRISGRAGYIYFPGDLNAPDWADRVGAPLR from the coding sequence ATGGCCGAAACAGACGCGCACAATTCCCTCGGTACCAAGCCCCGCAATCCGTGGCTCGCCCTGTTGCTCTCCCTGGTGGCCGTGGGGCTCGGTCAGGTCTACAACGGGCAGTGGAAAAAGGGCGTGGGGTTCTACCTGGCCGAACTGTTGGTGGCCCTGTTCATGGTCCTGTTCTGGGCCGATTTCGCGGCCATGCTTCTGTGTGTGTCCATTCTGCTCGGCTACAATCTGTTTGCGGCGGGGGAGGCCTTTGCCTCGGCGCGCAAGCTGACCGGCTACACCCTCAAGCCGTGCAACCGGGTCTGGATATACCTCGTCTGTCTGGGCATCAGCCTCGGCACGGGCGCAGCCTTCGAGCAGGTGGTCAACGGCTGGTTCTTCAAGGCCTACAAGGTCCCGTCCGCGTCCATGCTGCCGACCATCCGGGTGGGCGATCACTTCATGGTCGAGGTCCTGGAACCCGAAGATACGCTGGCGCGGGGAGAGATCGTGATATTTTCCATGCCCGGCACCAAGGGACGCGATTTCGTCAAGCGGGTGGTAGGGCTGCCCGGAGAGACCGTGGAGGTCAGGGAGCGTCGGGTGTATATCGACGGCGCGCCTCTGGACGAGCCCTACGTCTGCTACACCAGGGAAGGCATTCTGCCGGTGCGTGACACCTTCGGGCCGGTCTCTCTGGGGTCGGACCAGTATTTTCTCATGGGCGACAACCGCGAGGACAGCCTGGATTCGCGATGGTTGGGGCCGGTTCCCCGGGACAGGATAAGCGGGAGGGCCGGGTACATATACTTCCCCGGCGATCTGAACGCGCCCGACTGGGCGGACAGGGTGGGAGCGCCTCTGCGCTAG
- a CDS encoding threonine synthase, producing MTRFVCRDCGLDFDVMSPRWRCDCGGLLDLDFTPSLDPAKVAGRPATLWRYREALPVPEGAELTLGEGFTPMVEVELAGRPVLVKQEQLFPTGSYKDRGAAVMMAMAAHIGVTDVVEDSSGNAGCAVSAFAAKAGIHCRIFVPADNSPGKLGQIELYGAELNPVPGSREDTAAACMAAASDHYYASHVYNPFFFHGTKTFAYEVVEQLGWKGPDTVVLPAGNGTLLLGAHIGFTELRDMGIIERVPRLVAVQSARCAPLCAAFAEGADNVDAAVSEPTLAEGIAIALPMRGTQMLEAVRNTGGTCMSVSEEAILAAFRDAGRKGFCIEPTSAAVIAGATQYAASAEPDEIIVTMFTGHGLKVGDKLHKLVSD from the coding sequence ATGACCCGGTTCGTCTGCCGCGACTGCGGCCTGGATTTCGACGTCATGTCCCCGCGCTGGCGCTGCGACTGCGGCGGGCTGCTGGATCTGGATTTCACCCCGAGCCTTGACCCGGCCAAGGTTGCCGGTCGGCCAGCCACCCTGTGGCGGTACCGCGAGGCGTTGCCCGTACCCGAGGGCGCGGAACTGACACTGGGCGAAGGGTTCACCCCCATGGTCGAGGTGGAGCTGGCCGGGCGGCCGGTGCTGGTCAAGCAGGAGCAGCTTTTCCCCACAGGATCGTACAAGGACCGGGGGGCGGCTGTCATGATGGCCATGGCCGCGCACATCGGCGTGACCGACGTGGTCGAGGATTCGTCCGGCAACGCGGGTTGCGCCGTGTCGGCCTTCGCGGCCAAGGCGGGCATCCATTGCCGGATTTTCGTGCCCGCCGACAACTCGCCGGGCAAACTGGGCCAGATCGAACTCTACGGAGCCGAGCTCAACCCCGTGCCCGGTTCGCGCGAGGACACGGCCGCCGCGTGCATGGCCGCTGCCAGCGACCATTATTACGCCAGCCACGTGTACAACCCGTTCTTCTTTCACGGCACCAAGACCTTCGCTTACGAAGTAGTCGAACAGCTCGGCTGGAAGGGGCCGGACACCGTGGTCCTTCCGGCGGGCAACGGCACTCTGCTCCTGGGAGCGCACATAGGTTTCACCGAACTTCGTGACATGGGGATCATCGAGCGCGTGCCCCGGCTTGTGGCCGTGCAGTCGGCCCGGTGCGCACCGCTGTGCGCCGCCTTTGCCGAGGGTGCGGACAATGTGGACGCCGCCGTGTCCGAACCCACTCTGGCCGAAGGCATCGCCATCGCGTTGCCCATGCGCGGAACCCAGATGCTGGAGGCTGTGCGCAACACGGGCGGGACCTGTATGTCCGTATCCGAGGAGGCCATCCTGGCCGCCTTCCGTGACGCGGGACGCAAGGGGTTCTGCATCGAACCGACCTCCGCGGCCGTGATCGCCGGAGCCACGCAGTATGCGGCGAGCGCCGAGCCTGACGAGATTATCGTGACCATGTTCACCGGCCATGGGCTCAAGGTCGGCGACAAACTGCACAAGCTGGTCAGCGACTGA
- a CDS encoding HD domain-containing phosphohydrolase, giving the protein MAQITKAEYFPISPLILRPDFKVPFDIFLRHDDSYVLFNASGRTLTKAKRKELALAGIVTIYVDKRSRKLYHSYIQANLIDLLEDESISLPERAQAWTNAASALSKELFETNLPGPAFKKRYVRFQELIRSSTSFLNSPAPLKNLTRFIGKGYETYHHGISTMVYAVNLMLEYKYEDADVLACGMGALLHDIGQTGMDETLLNTDPETMSPTQFQTYSMHPLIGVRVCANFDLPILATNCILFHHERIDGKGYPTQASGEEIPLPTRVVALCNRYDDLTRNRSYRRAIKPFDALKALTDDKGLVEPDMIKRFIQLLSRAEIV; this is encoded by the coding sequence ATGGCACAAATTACCAAAGCCGAATATTTCCCCATCTCGCCACTCATTCTGCGGCCGGATTTCAAGGTGCCGTTCGACATCTTCCTGCGCCATGACGACAGCTACGTGCTGTTCAACGCCAGCGGCCGGACCCTGACCAAGGCCAAACGCAAGGAACTGGCCCTGGCGGGTATCGTGACCATCTACGTGGACAAGCGGTCCCGCAAGCTCTACCACAGCTACATCCAGGCCAACCTCATCGACCTGCTCGAAGACGAGTCCATCTCCCTGCCCGAACGGGCCCAGGCCTGGACCAACGCGGCCTCGGCCCTGTCCAAGGAACTGTTCGAGACCAATCTGCCGGGCCCGGCCTTCAAGAAACGCTACGTCCGTTTTCAGGAACTCATCCGCAGCAGCACGAGCTTTCTGAACTCACCGGCTCCGCTGAAGAACCTGACCCGATTCATCGGCAAGGGGTACGAGACCTACCACCACGGCATCTCGACCATGGTCTACGCCGTGAACCTGATGCTGGAATACAAGTACGAGGACGCGGACGTCCTGGCCTGCGGCATGGGCGCGCTCCTGCACGACATAGGCCAGACCGGGATGGACGAGACACTGCTCAATACCGACCCCGAAACCATGAGCCCGACCCAGTTCCAGACCTATTCCATGCACCCGCTCATCGGGGTGCGCGTGTGCGCCAACTTCGACCTGCCCATCCTGGCCACCAACTGCATCCTGTTCCATCACGAGCGGATCGACGGCAAGGGCTACCCCACCCAGGCCTCGGGCGAGGAAATCCCCCTGCCCACCCGCGTGGTCGCATTGTGCAACCGCTACGACGACCTGACCCGCAATCGATCCTACAGAAGGGCCATCAAGCCCTTTGACGCCCTCAAGGCCCTGACCGACGACAAGGGGTTGGTCGAACCGGACATGATCAAGCGTTTCATCCAGCTCCTGTCCAGGGCGGAGATCGTGTAA
- a CDS encoding response regulator, with the protein MSQPKILVVDDEKHIRMLYREELEADDYLVATSDGEEDILDVIAREDPTIVILDIKLGVNRSGLDLLQEIRTKDQQIPVILSTAYDSFQHDLKSIAADYYVVKSVDLTELKDKVRMALNKAGA; encoded by the coding sequence ATGAGTCAACCGAAGATTCTCGTAGTCGATGATGAAAAACACATCCGCATGCTCTATCGGGAAGAACTGGAAGCCGATGATTACCTCGTCGCCACATCGGACGGCGAAGAGGATATTCTCGATGTCATAGCCAGGGAGGACCCGACCATTGTCATTCTGGATATCAAACTGGGCGTCAACCGTTCCGGCCTCGACCTTCTGCAGGAGATCCGCACCAAGGATCAGCAGATTCCGGTCATTCTTTCGACGGCCTACGACTCCTTCCAGCATGACCTCAAATCAATCGCGGCGGACTACTATGTGGTCAAGTCCGTGGATCTGACCGAGTTGAAGGACAAGGTCCGAATGGCCCTGAACAAGGCCGGCGCATAG
- a CDS encoding site-2 protease family protein has translation MFDITAQDIQVYLTLAPGLLIALVFHEVAHGYVAYLLGDPTAKSAGRLTLNPLKHLDPIGTLAFFFVHFGWARPVPVNARYFKNPRKGMMFTAMAGPGINFILAALFAGAFHLMVMFNLSPSSPFYAVAYYGVFVNLILAAFNLIPIPPLDGSNVLAYFLSPRAAYKYMSLSRYGFIILIAIIVLGRYTGLDLVGRVVVPLVQGLGSLLGVPL, from the coding sequence ATGTTCGATATCACCGCACAGGACATTCAGGTCTACCTGACCCTGGCGCCCGGCCTGCTCATCGCCCTGGTCTTTCACGAAGTGGCCCACGGCTACGTGGCCTATCTTCTCGGCGATCCCACGGCCAAGTCCGCCGGACGGCTGACCCTGAACCCGCTCAAGCACCTGGACCCCATCGGGACCCTGGCCTTTTTCTTCGTCCACTTCGGCTGGGCACGTCCCGTGCCGGTCAACGCCCGCTATTTCAAGAACCCGCGCAAGGGCATGATGTTCACCGCCATGGCCGGACCGGGCATCAATTTCATTTTGGCCGCCCTGTTCGCCGGGGCCTTCCACCTGATGGTCATGTTCAACCTGAGCCCGAGCAGCCCCTTCTACGCCGTGGCCTACTACGGGGTCTTCGTCAATCTCATCCTGGCCGCGTTCAATCTCATACCCATTCCGCCGCTGGACGGCAGCAACGTCCTCGCGTACTTTCTTTCCCCGCGAGCCGCCTACAAATACATGTCCCTGAGCCGTTACGGATTTATCATCCTCATCGCCATCATCGTGCTCGGTCGTTATACCGGGCTCGACCTTGTCGGCCGGGTGGTCGTCCCCTTGGTCCAGGGCCTGGGTTCCCTGCTGGGCGTACCCCTCTAA
- the trpS gene encoding tryptophan--tRNA ligase produces MSEKQRILSGMRPTGPLHLGHYFGVIDNWLKLQEEYDCFFFVADWHALTSEYADPTRIKGFIPGLVKDWVAAGLDPEKCSIFQQSQIKEHAELNLIMSMYTPLGWLERCPTYKDQKEQLAQKDLNTHGFLGYPVLMSVDILMYKPLAVPVGKDQLPHLELTREIARRFNHLNNTDLFPEPADMLTEEPVLPGLDGRKMSKSYGNSIMLSEPLEEIMPKVRGMKTDENRLRKSDPGDPNICNLYPYHRLMTDPEKLPEIVKGCKDASWGCVDCKKLLMESLERFLTPLHERRAACTDERVREILEAGNAKARSYAEKTMEEVRKVINFDF; encoded by the coding sequence ATGAGCGAAAAACAAAGAATACTTTCCGGCATGCGTCCCACGGGGCCCCTCCATCTCGGCCATTACTTCGGCGTCATCGACAACTGGCTGAAGCTCCAGGAAGAGTACGACTGCTTTTTCTTCGTAGCCGACTGGCACGCACTGACCAGCGAATACGCCGACCCCACCCGCATCAAGGGATTCATTCCCGGCCTGGTCAAGGACTGGGTGGCCGCCGGACTGGACCCGGAAAAGTGTTCCATCTTTCAGCAGTCCCAGATCAAGGAGCACGCCGAGCTGAACCTGATCATGTCCATGTACACCCCGCTGGGCTGGCTGGAACGCTGCCCGACCTACAAGGACCAGAAGGAACAGCTGGCCCAGAAGGACCTGAACACCCACGGCTTCCTCGGCTACCCCGTGCTCATGTCCGTGGACATCCTCATGTACAAGCCGCTGGCCGTGCCCGTGGGCAAGGACCAGTTGCCGCACCTTGAGCTGACCCGCGAAATCGCGCGCCGGTTCAACCATCTGAACAACACCGACCTGTTCCCGGAACCGGCCGACATGCTCACCGAGGAGCCGGTACTGCCCGGCCTGGACGGACGCAAGATGTCCAAGAGCTACGGCAACTCCATCATGCTTTCCGAGCCCCTGGAAGAGATCATGCCCAAGGTACGCGGAATGAAGACCGACGAGAACCGGCTGCGCAAATCCGATCCGGGCGACCCGAATATCTGCAACCTCTACCCCTACCACCGGCTCATGACCGATCCGGAAAAGCTCCCCGAAATCGTCAAGGGGTGCAAGGACGCGTCCTGGGGCTGCGTGGATTGCAAGAAGCTGCTCATGGAGTCCCTGGAACGGTTCCTCACGCCCCTGCACGAGCGCCGCGCCGCCTGCACCGACGAGCGCGTCCGGGAAATCCTGGAAGCGGGCAACGCCAAGGCGCGTTCCTACGCCGAAAAGACCATGGAAGAGGTCCGCAAGGTCATCAACTTCGACTTCTAG
- a CDS encoding Rid family detoxifying hydrolase translates to MKFVSTPDCAPPAGHYSQGVVHGGLVWVSGMLAVDPATGERKLGTVEEQTRQALANVDAVLRAAGSSRDRVLKCTCYISDIELWGRVNEVYAEFFGDHKPARVVVPSRELHYGFQVEIECVAAVNDTEGEGA, encoded by the coding sequence ATGAAGTTCGTATCCACCCCGGATTGCGCGCCCCCGGCGGGGCATTATTCACAGGGCGTCGTGCACGGCGGTCTGGTCTGGGTCTCGGGCATGCTCGCCGTGGACCCGGCCACGGGCGAGCGCAAGCTCGGCACCGTGGAGGAGCAGACCCGCCAGGCCCTGGCCAACGTGGACGCGGTCCTGCGCGCCGCCGGCTCAAGCCGCGACCGGGTGCTCAAGTGCACCTGCTATATTTCCGACATAGAACTGTGGGGCCGGGTCAACGAGGTCTACGCCGAATTCTTCGGCGACCATAAACCTGCCCGCGTCGTGGTTCCCTCCCGCGAGTTGCACTATGGATTCCAGGTGGAGATCGAATGTGTGGCCGCCGTGAACGATACTGAAGGGGAGGGCGCATGA